Proteins found in one Sorghum bicolor cultivar BTx623 chromosome 1, Sorghum_bicolor_NCBIv3, whole genome shotgun sequence genomic segment:
- the LOC8062918 gene encoding basic blue protein, with protein MAQGRGGASAGRAIGAMAFAAVACCCCVVIADAATTYYVGDSNGWSFSSPSWPNGKHFRAGDTLVFRYIPWIHNVVAVSEDGYNGCTTPPGSRTYTSGADSVTLAKGDNFFICTRFGHCNLGMKLVVYAA; from the exons ATGGCTCAGGGAAGAGGCGGTGCAAGCGCAGGGCGAGCCATCGGCGCCATGGCGTTCGCCGCCgttgcctgctgctgctgcgtcgTCATCGCCGACGCAGCCACCACCTACTACGTCGGGGACAGCAACGGCTGGTCCTTCAGCAGCCCCAGCTGGCCCAACGGCAAGCACTTCCGCGCCGGAGACACTCTCG TGTTCAGGTACATCCCCTGGATCCACAACGTGGTGGCCGTGAGCGAGGACGGGTACAACGGCTGCACGACGCCGCCGGGGTCGCGGACCTACACGTCCGGCGCCGACAGCGTCACGCTCGCCAAGGGGGACAACTTCTTCATCTGCACCCGGTTTGGCCACTGCAACCTCGGCATGAAGCTCGTCGTCTATGCCGCGTGA
- the LOC8062919 gene encoding mRNA cap guanine-N7 methyltransferase 1 → MNKRPRDDHSSFASAPKRQYGAGGGYGAQQGYSEERNSARRVADHYSARSNQTLEERENSPIIHLKKLNNWIKSVLIQLYARPGDCVLDLACGKGGDLIKWDKAKVGYYVGVDIAEGSIKDCMTRYNGDTDQQRRKKFSFPARLICTDCYEARLDEYLYEDAPFDICSCQFALHYSWSTEARARQALANVSALLRPGGIFIGTMPDANVIIKRLRESEGLEFGNSVYWISFGEEYAEKKFPASRPFGIKYKFHLEDAVDCPEWVVPFHLFKLLAEEYDLELVLMKNFHEFVHEYLQKPEFTELMRRLGALGDGRQDQSTLSQDEWEVSYLYLAFVLRKRGQPPAQRRANNANRGKMFLTEGDIEVLGI, encoded by the exons ATGAATAAGCGGCCCCGCGACGACCACTCCTCCTTCGCCTCCGCGCCCAAGCGCCAGTACGGCGCAG GCGGAGGGTATGGCGCGCAGCAGGGGTACTCGGAGGAGCGGAACAGCGCGCGGCGGGTGGCCGACCACTACAGCGCGAGGTCCAACCAGACGCTCGAGGAACGCGAGAACAGCCCCATCATCCACCTCAAGAAGCTTAACAACTGG ATCAAGAGTGTTTTAATCCAGCTGTATGCACGCCCGGGCGACTGtgttcttgatcttgcttgcggGAAG GGAGGTGATTTGATAAAGTGGGATAAAGCCAAGGTTGGCTACTATGTAGGAGTTGATATTGCTGAAGGCTCG ATAAAAGATTGCATGACTCGCTATAATGGTGACACAGATCAACAAAGAAGGAAAAAGTTCAGTTTCCCTGCACGGCTTATTTGTACTGATTGCTATGAG GCTCGTCTGGATGAATATTTATATGAGGATGCTCCATTTGATATATGTAGCTGTCAG TTCGCTTTACATTATTCATGGTCAACTGAAGCACGCGCTAGACAAGCCTTGGCAAATGTGTCTGCATTACTTCGTCCTGGAGGCATTTTTATTGGGACAATGCCTGatgccaatgtcattatcaaAAGGCTTCGAGAAT CTGAAGGGTTGGAATTTGGAAACAGTGTTTACTGGATTAGCTTTGGTGAGGAGTATGCTGAAAAG AAATTCCCTGCATCCAGACCCTTTGGTATCAAGTACAAGTTTCACTTAGAG GATGCTGTTGATTGCCCAGAATGGGTTGTTCCATTCCATCTCTTCAAATTATTGGCAGAGGAG TATGATCTCGAGctggttctgatgaagaacttCCATGAATTTGTACACGAGTACCTGCAAAAACCAGAGTTTACCGAGCTGATGCGTAGGCTTGGTGCCCTTGGTGATGGAAGGCAGGACCAAA GTACACTGTCacaagatgagtgggaggtttCCTATCTCTATCTTGCATTTGTCCTGCGGAAG CGAGGGCAACCGCCTGCCCAACGAAGAGCCAACAACGCAAACAGAGGGAAGATGTTCCTCACCGAGGGTGACATCGAGGTTCTCGGGATATAA
- the LOC8062920 gene encoding microsomal glutathione S-transferase 3, which produces MAVSIELTKEYGYVVLVLVAYAFLNFWMSFQVGKARKKYKVFYPTMYAIESENKDAKLFNCVQRGHQNSLEMMPLFFVMLLLGGLQHPTIAAGLGVLYVVARFFYFKGYATGVPDNRLKIGGLNFLAVIGLIICTASFGINLVIRETL; this is translated from the exons ATGGCGGTGTCGATCGAGCTCACCAAGGAGTACGGCTACGTCGTGCTGGTGCTGGTGGCCTATGCCTTCCTCAACTTCTGGATGAGCTTCCAGGTCGGCAAGGCCCGCAAGAA GTACAAGGTGTTCTACCCCACCATGTACGCCATCGAGTCGGAGAACAAAGACGCCAAGCTCTTCAACTGCGTGCAG AGGGGGCACCAGAACTCTCTGGAGATGATGCCCCTGTTCTTCGTCATGCTGCTGCTGGGCGGCCTGCAGCACCCGACCATCGCCGCCGGGCTGGGCGTCCTCTACGTCGTCGCGAGGTTCTTCTACTTCAAGGGATACGCTACCGGCGTTCCGGACAACCGTCTCAAGATTGG GGGGCTCAACTTCTTGGCGGTGATTGGGCTGATCATCTGCACGGCATCTTTCGGCATAAACTTGGTCATCAGGGAGACACTCTAA